One window of the Salvelinus alpinus chromosome 13, SLU_Salpinus.1, whole genome shotgun sequence genome contains the following:
- the LOC139537856 gene encoding neuferricin-like, with amino-acid sequence MLGFIISFIFVLVAILILRQDWANITGAAPQSTVPPARLIIKDELSLYSGGEDSKGLYLAILGQVFDVEKGMKHYGPGGGYSFFAGKDASLAFVTGDFTDTGLTDDVSSLSAAQVVSLYDWLAFYHKDYKPVGRLVGRFYSESGEPTEALLQVEAALEQGQRLKDQAQAEKQHLPACNSEWSAARRGRVWCSTKSGGVQRDWAGVPRKLFSPGSGRSRCVCVQNSSTLENPNIQEYEDCPPHADSCPVRE; translated from the exons ATGCTAGGGTTTATCATTTCGTTTATTTTTGTATTAGTGGCAATACTAATACTGCGTCAGGACTGGGCCAACATTACTGGCGCTGCACCTCAATCGACAGTTCCACCTGCGCGTCTTATAATCAAAGATGAGTTATCGCTGTATAGCGGAGGGGAGGACAGCAAGGGCCTTTATCTGGCCATTTTAGGACAGGTGTTCGATGTAGAAAAGGGGATGAAGCATTATGGtcctggtggtggttatagtttCTTTGCAG GTAAAGACGCTTCTCTGGCTTTTGTCACTGGGGACTTCACAGATACTGGTCTGACCGATGACGTGTCGAGTCTGTCCGCTGCTCAGGTGGTGTCCCTGTATGACTGGCTGGCCTTCTATCACAAGGACTACAAGCCTGTAG GCAGACTGGTGGGACGGTTCTACAGTGAGAGTGGAGAGCCCACCGAGGCCCTGCTACAGGTGGAGGCAGCCCTGGAGCAGGGGCAGAGACTCAAGGACCAAGCCCAGGCTGAGAAGCAACACCTCCCAGCCTGCAACTCAGAGTGGAGCGCTGCCAGGAGAGGACGGGTCTGGTGTTCGACCAAGAG TGGTGGAGTGCAGAGAGACTGGGCCGGCGTACCTAGGAAGCTGTTCTCTCCTGGCTCGGGCcgctctcgctgtgtgtgtgtccagaatTCCTCCACACTGGAAAACCCTAACATTCAGGAGTACGAGGACTGCCCCCCTCACGCTGACTCTTGTCCTGTCAGAGAGTAG